Proteins from one Catenuloplanes atrovinosus genomic window:
- a CDS encoding solute symporter family protein, translating into MSFLAADATNDTARTLTITLFVVFVIFTLGITIWASRQTKSAADFYAGGRSFSGFQNGMAIGGDYMSAASFLGIAGIIALSGYDGFLYSIGFLVAWLVALLLVAELLRNSGKYTMADVLAFRMRQKPVRTAAAVSTITVSIFYLLAQMVGAGALVALLLGIRPGTTFLGMDANAAKLLTIVLVGVLMIVYVTIGGMKGTTYVQIVKAFLLMTGAAVMTILVFAAFRFNLSSLLGAAADASGKGDAFLQPGLRYGVESDDALKTLWSKLDLLSLGIALVLGTAGLPHILIRFYTVPTAKAARKSVLWAIGIIGVFYLMTLALGFGAAALVGSAAITEQDKAGNTAAPQLAQALGERYLGGGTGGSVLLAVIAAVAFATILAVVAGLTLASSSSLAHDFYANVIKGGEASERQEVNVARISAFVIGAVSIVLAIFAQSLNVAFLVALAFAVAASGNLPAILYSLFWKRFNTSGAVWSIYGGLLTAVGLVFFSPVVSGSATAMFPNADWHWFPMSNPGLVSIPVGFLCGWIGTIVSKEPADPGKYAELEVRSITGAGAH; encoded by the coding sequence ATCTCGTTCCTCGCGGCGGACGCCACCAACGACACCGCCCGCACGCTGACCATCACGCTGTTCGTGGTCTTCGTGATCTTCACGCTCGGCATCACGATCTGGGCCAGCCGGCAGACCAAGAGCGCGGCCGACTTCTACGCCGGCGGCCGCTCGTTCTCCGGCTTCCAGAACGGCATGGCGATCGGCGGCGACTACATGTCGGCCGCGTCGTTCCTCGGCATCGCCGGCATCATCGCGCTCTCCGGCTACGACGGCTTCCTCTACTCGATCGGCTTCCTGGTCGCCTGGCTGGTGGCGTTGCTGCTGGTCGCGGAGCTGCTGCGGAACTCCGGCAAGTACACGATGGCGGACGTGCTGGCGTTCCGGATGCGGCAGAAGCCGGTCCGCACCGCGGCCGCGGTCTCCACCATCACGGTGTCGATCTTCTACCTGCTGGCCCAGATGGTCGGCGCGGGCGCGCTGGTGGCGCTGCTGCTCGGCATCCGGCCGGGCACGACGTTCCTCGGCATGGACGCGAACGCGGCGAAGCTGCTCACCATCGTGCTGGTCGGCGTGCTCATGATCGTCTACGTGACGATCGGCGGCATGAAGGGCACCACGTACGTCCAGATCGTCAAGGCGTTCCTGCTGATGACCGGCGCGGCCGTGATGACGATCCTGGTCTTCGCCGCGTTCCGCTTCAACCTGTCGTCGCTGCTCGGTGCCGCCGCGGACGCGTCCGGCAAGGGCGACGCGTTCCTCCAGCCCGGCCTGCGGTACGGCGTGGAGTCCGACGACGCGCTCAAGACGCTCTGGAGCAAGCTGGACCTGCTCTCGCTCGGCATCGCGCTGGTGCTCGGCACGGCCGGTCTGCCGCACATCCTGATCCGCTTCTACACGGTGCCGACCGCCAAGGCCGCCCGTAAGAGCGTGCTCTGGGCGATCGGCATCATCGGCGTGTTCTACCTGATGACGCTCGCGCTCGGCTTCGGCGCGGCGGCCCTGGTGGGCAGCGCGGCCATCACCGAGCAGGACAAGGCCGGCAACACGGCCGCGCCGCAGTTGGCCCAGGCGCTCGGCGAGCGCTACCTGGGCGGCGGCACCGGCGGCTCGGTGCTGCTGGCCGTGATCGCGGCGGTGGCGTTCGCCACCATCCTCGCGGTGGTGGCCGGCCTGACGCTCGCCTCGTCCAGCTCGCTGGCGCACGACTTCTACGCCAACGTGATCAAGGGCGGCGAGGCGTCGGAGCGGCAGGAGGTGAATGTGGCGAGGATCTCCGCGTTCGTCATCGGCGCGGTCTCCATCGTGCTGGCGATCTTCGCGCAGAGCCTCAACGTGGCGTTCCTGGTGGCACTCGCGTTCGCGGTGGCCGCGTCCGGCAACCTGCCGGCCATCCTCTACTCGCTGTTCTGGAAGCGGTTCAACACGTCCGGTGCGGTCTGGTCGATCTACGGCGGTCTGCTCACCGCCGTCGGCCTGGTCTTCTTCTCGCCGGTGGTGTCCGGTTCCGCGACCGCGATGTTCCCGAACGCGGACTGGCACTGGTTCCCGATGTCCAACCCGGGCCTGGTGTCGATCCCGGTCGGCTTCCTCTGCGGCTGGATCGGGACGATCGTGTCGAAAGAACCCGCCGATCCCGGCAAGTACGCCGAGCTCGAGGTCCGGTCGATCACCGGAGCGGGAGCGCACTGA
- a CDS encoding LCP family protein, whose protein sequence is MVLSGGTLVAAQTVIARAEGSITQGSLLQGDAAAADGESGNNIDGAVNLLLVGIDAREEGSSVTSVLSDTIIILHIPETHDQAYLISIPRDWRVEMPPYEKVGFVGATGKINSAFSFGYENGGTELEKRSNGMAVLSNTLNKITGIKFNGAAIIDFSGFESVIHAMGGVDMCVDEEAESAHLGVDADGKLVQGWYSETYGIQLPPGVKPLVHKKGCRKMSSTEALDYARIRKSLSDGDYGRQRHQQQLIKAIAKQATSTGVLTDLGKLDGLTKAAGEAFVLDTGGIPPADFIFTLKGVAANDLMLIKTNAGNLNSITVDGQSFEQLDGESMDMLSAAKNGTLGTFLIEHPQFIAKSN, encoded by the coding sequence GTGGTGTTGAGCGGCGGCACGCTGGTCGCCGCGCAGACCGTGATCGCCCGTGCGGAGGGCTCGATCACCCAGGGCTCGCTGCTCCAGGGCGACGCGGCCGCGGCGGACGGCGAGTCGGGCAACAACATCGACGGCGCGGTCAACCTTTTGTTGGTCGGCATCGACGCCCGCGAGGAGGGCTCCTCGGTCACGTCGGTCCTCTCCGACACGATCATCATCCTGCACATTCCGGAGACGCACGACCAGGCCTACCTGATCTCGATCCCGCGTGACTGGCGGGTGGAGATGCCGCCGTACGAGAAGGTCGGCTTCGTGGGGGCCACCGGGAAGATCAACTCGGCGTTCTCGTTCGGCTACGAGAACGGCGGCACCGAGCTGGAGAAGCGCAGCAACGGCATGGCCGTGCTCTCCAACACGCTCAACAAGATCACCGGCATCAAGTTCAACGGCGCGGCGATCATCGACTTCAGCGGCTTCGAGAGCGTCATCCACGCGATGGGCGGCGTCGACATGTGCGTCGACGAGGAGGCCGAGTCGGCCCACCTGGGCGTCGACGCGGACGGCAAGCTCGTCCAGGGGTGGTACTCGGAGACGTACGGCATCCAGCTCCCGCCCGGCGTCAAGCCGCTGGTGCACAAGAAGGGCTGCCGCAAGATGAGCTCGACCGAGGCGCTGGACTACGCGCGCATCCGGAAGAGTCTCAGCGACGGCGACTACGGCCGCCAGCGCCACCAGCAGCAGCTGATCAAGGCGATCGCCAAGCAGGCCACCTCCACCGGCGTGCTGACCGACCTGGGCAAGCTGGACGGCCTGACCAAGGCCGCGGGCGAGGCGTTCGTGCTGGACACCGGCGGCATCCCGCCGGCGGACTTCATCTTCACGCTCAAGGGCGTGGCCGCGAACGACCTGATGCTGATCAAGACGAACGCCGGCAATCTGAACTCGATCACCGTCGACGGGCAGTCGTTCGAGCAGCTCGACGGCGAGTCGATGGACATGCTGTCGGCGGCGAAGAACGGCACGCTCGGCACGTTCCTGATCGAGCACCCGCAGTTCATCGCGAAGTCCAACTGA
- a CDS encoding ABC transporter permease, whose translation MAVTPWHFVALKLRVLRNGLRGQRWRIALFVMGLLFGAWFSVVGFTLFAVTGLSRGDTGMVLAGGLGGSAVVLGWLLMPLVFFGVDETLDPARFALLPLERRTLVAGMFAAALAGVPALATLAATSGLAVAAVLRGGAVAGLVQLAGCVAGLLLCVSLSRATTSAFSAMLRSRRVRDLAAILLAVLAALLGPLQIGLLAAARTADWQALAGVARVLGWTPLAAPYTVGLDVAEGRWFAVPLKFLIIAGSIAALLRWWSSTLESAMVGTATTTSGRGTREAPDASPTTRLFPRPLRALPRNRFGALVAMQARYWWRDTRRRANLITFAVVGMFVPLMVNIGSRGLIEGTSAAPPSLATVTASMVFLGVLGGVGLANQFGYDGTAYAANVVAGVPGTAELRSRVAGFSCYLVPLIVAIPVVLALVLHRPGWIPSMWGATAAAYGCGVAINLFVSVLGAFSLPETTNPFAVNTGAGVTKSLFSFAAMLCTLVLAVPVFAMSTLAGDVWVWAGLPAGLVYGGLALWLGTRFAGRLLDRRMPELLSAISPRR comes from the coding sequence ATGGCTGTGACGCCCTGGCACTTCGTGGCCCTGAAGCTGCGGGTGCTGCGCAACGGGCTGCGCGGGCAGCGGTGGCGGATCGCGCTGTTCGTGATGGGCCTGCTGTTCGGCGCCTGGTTCTCGGTGGTCGGCTTCACGCTGTTCGCGGTGACCGGCCTGAGCCGCGGCGACACCGGCATGGTGCTGGCCGGCGGCCTGGGCGGCTCCGCCGTGGTGCTGGGCTGGCTGCTGATGCCGCTGGTCTTCTTCGGCGTGGACGAGACGCTGGACCCGGCCCGGTTCGCGCTGTTGCCGCTGGAGCGCCGGACGCTGGTCGCCGGCATGTTCGCGGCCGCGCTGGCCGGCGTGCCCGCGCTGGCCACGCTCGCGGCCACGTCCGGCCTGGCGGTGGCCGCGGTGCTGCGCGGCGGCGCGGTGGCCGGGCTGGTGCAACTGGCCGGCTGTGTGGCCGGGCTGCTGTTGTGCGTGTCGCTGAGCCGCGCCACAACCAGCGCGTTCTCCGCGATGCTGCGGTCGCGCCGGGTCCGCGACCTGGCCGCGATCCTGCTGGCGGTGCTGGCCGCGCTGCTCGGGCCGTTGCAGATCGGGCTGCTGGCCGCGGCGCGGACCGCGGACTGGCAGGCGCTGGCCGGCGTGGCCCGGGTGCTCGGCTGGACGCCGCTGGCCGCGCCGTACACGGTGGGGCTGGACGTGGCGGAGGGGCGCTGGTTCGCCGTACCGCTGAAGTTCTTGATCATTGCGGGGTCGATCGCGGCGCTGCTCCGGTGGTGGTCGTCGACGCTGGAGAGCGCGATGGTCGGCACCGCCACCACCACGTCCGGCCGGGGTACGCGGGAGGCGCCGGACGCGTCCCCGACCACCCGGCTGTTCCCGCGCCCGCTGCGCGCGCTGCCGCGCAACCGATTCGGCGCGCTGGTGGCGATGCAGGCGCGGTACTGGTGGCGGGACACCCGGCGGCGGGCGAACCTGATCACGTTCGCGGTGGTGGGGATGTTCGTGCCGCTGATGGTGAACATCGGCAGCCGTGGGCTGATCGAGGGCACCTCGGCGGCCCCGCCGTCTCTGGCCACCGTGACCGCGTCCATGGTCTTCCTCGGCGTGCTCGGCGGCGTGGGGCTGGCGAACCAGTTCGGCTACGACGGGACCGCGTACGCGGCGAACGTGGTGGCCGGCGTGCCCGGCACCGCCGAGCTGCGCTCCCGGGTGGCCGGTTTCTCCTGTTACCTGGTGCCGCTGATCGTGGCCATCCCGGTGGTGCTGGCGCTGGTGCTGCACCGGCCGGGCTGGATCCCGTCGATGTGGGGCGCGACCGCGGCCGCGTACGGGTGCGGCGTGGCGATCAACCTGTTCGTCTCCGTGCTGGGCGCGTTCTCGCTGCCGGAGACCACCAACCCGTTCGCGGTGAACACCGGTGCCGGCGTGACCAAGAGCCTGTTCAGCTTCGCGGCGATGCTCTGCACGCTGGTGCTGGCGGTGCCGGTTTTCGCGATGTCGACGCTGGCCGGCGACGTGTGGGTGTGGGCCGGGCTGCCGGCCGGGCTGGTCTACGGCGGCCTGGCGCTGTGGCTGGGCACCCGCTTCGCCGGGCGGCTGCTCGACCGGCGGATGCCCGAGTTGCTGTCCGCGATCTCGCCGCGGCGATGA
- a CDS encoding LCP family protein, whose translation MHVRYRPDSPAVPRWNAPTRVQTIVRPIMAPERTPEPRPVGGHRRRVRRRGSPLWARLCVLLGAVLLVLSSGALAGAQVLIGRATESITQDDLLGGGGKGAAEGGPSLDGAIDMLLLGVDVRENWKENNTRADTIVILHIPATHDRAFLISVPRDTLAEIPPYEKNGFAGATAKINDAFYYGAQNGGDWAGGAQLMAETLKNATGIGFDGAAIIDFGGFKNVIDELGGVRMCVDERTVSHHMVMVDGEQLYKVDARKAGKRRYAEEVVYEKGCQQMNGTQALDFSRQRYSLSDGDYGRQRHQQQMIKAIVRKAASSGVTSNPLLVDQLIHAAGAAFTLDTGGIPVADFIFTLKGVAVGDLMTLNTNGGRFNPVTVDGTEYEQLSELSQRMFEAVREDRLTEFVIENPEVISRS comes from the coding sequence ATGCATGTCCGGTACCGCCCTGACTCCCCGGCCGTACCCCGCTGGAACGCGCCGACGCGCGTCCAGACGATCGTCCGGCCGATCATGGCGCCGGAGCGCACGCCGGAACCGCGACCCGTGGGCGGCCACCGTCGCCGCGTCCGCCGCCGGGGCAGCCCGCTCTGGGCCCGCCTGTGCGTGCTGCTCGGCGCGGTGCTGCTGGTGCTCAGCAGCGGCGCGCTGGCCGGCGCGCAGGTGCTGATCGGCCGGGCGACCGAGAGCATCACCCAGGACGACCTGCTCGGCGGCGGCGGCAAGGGCGCGGCCGAGGGCGGGCCGAGCCTGGACGGCGCGATCGACATGCTGCTGCTCGGCGTGGACGTGCGGGAGAACTGGAAGGAGAACAACACCCGCGCCGACACGATCGTCATCCTGCACATCCCGGCCACGCACGACCGGGCGTTCCTGATCTCGGTGCCGCGCGACACGCTGGCGGAGATCCCGCCGTACGAGAAGAACGGCTTCGCCGGCGCCACCGCGAAGATCAACGACGCGTTCTACTACGGCGCGCAGAACGGCGGCGACTGGGCCGGCGGCGCGCAGCTGATGGCGGAGACCCTGAAGAACGCGACCGGCATCGGCTTCGACGGCGCCGCGATCATCGACTTCGGCGGCTTCAAGAACGTGATCGACGAGCTCGGCGGCGTCCGGATGTGCGTGGACGAGCGGACCGTCTCGCACCACATGGTCATGGTCGACGGCGAGCAGCTCTACAAGGTGGACGCCCGCAAGGCCGGCAAGCGCCGGTACGCCGAGGAGGTCGTCTACGAGAAGGGCTGCCAGCAGATGAACGGCACCCAGGCGCTCGACTTCTCCCGTCAGCGCTACAGCCTCAGCGACGGCGACTACGGCCGGCAGCGCCACCAGCAGCAGATGATCAAGGCGATCGTACGGAAGGCCGCGAGCAGCGGTGTCACCTCCAACCCGCTGCTGGTCGACCAGCTCATCCACGCGGCCGGCGCGGCGTTCACGCTGGACACCGGCGGCATCCCGGTGGCGGACTTCATCTTCACGCTCAAGGGCGTGGCGGTGGGCGACCTGATGACGCTCAACACCAATGGGGGCAGATTCAACCCCGTCACGGTCGACGGTACGGAGTACGAGCAGCTCTCCGAGCTGAGCCAGCGCATGTTCGAGGCGGTCCGGGAGGACCGGCTGACCGAGTTCGTGATCGAGAACCCCGAGGTCATTTCCCGGAGCTGA
- a CDS encoding DUF485 domain-containing protein, translating to MSTDASTDQSRYAAVQESEEFAGLRKALRGFVFPMTAAFFLWYALYVILSAYARDFMAIKVIGHINVALIFGLLQFVTTFLIAWLYSRYANQRIDPTADKIRAELEGDK from the coding sequence ATGAGTACGGACGCTTCCACGGATCAGAGCAGATACGCCGCAGTACAGGAGTCGGAGGAGTTCGCTGGGCTGCGCAAGGCGCTGCGCGGCTTCGTCTTCCCGATGACCGCCGCGTTCTTCCTCTGGTACGCGCTCTACGTCATCCTGTCCGCCTACGCGCGTGACTTCATGGCCATCAAGGTGATCGGCCACATCAACGTGGCTCTGATCTTCGGCCTGCTGCAGTTCGTGACCACGTTCCTGATCGCGTGGCTCTACTCCCGCTACGCCAACCAGCGGATCGACCCGACCGCGGACAAGATCCGCGCGGAGCTGGAGGGCGACAAGTGA
- a CDS encoding NAD(P)H-quinone oxidoreductase has translation MRAITIPEPGGPEALVWADVPDPVPGPGEVLIEIAAGAVNRADLMQREGQYPPPKGAPPYPGLECSGFVAALGEGVTGFAAGDPVCALLSGGGYAERVVVPAGQVLPVPDGVDTVDAAALPEVACTVWSNVVMAAHLTKGETLLVHGGGSGIGTFAIQLGRALGATVATTARAAKHDALRELGADQVIDYTTEDFEKLVAPDVILDIMGGSYLARNVEALRPDGRLVIIGTQGGRKAELHIARLLAKRGTLIATALRFRPAEQKAEIVRQVREHVWPLVASGAIRPIVDRRIPMPDAPEAHRVVEAGSHLGKVLLVTTGTTGARA, from the coding sequence ATGCGCGCGATCACGATCCCGGAGCCGGGCGGGCCGGAGGCGTTGGTGTGGGCGGACGTGCCGGATCCGGTGCCCGGGCCCGGTGAGGTCCTGATCGAGATCGCGGCCGGCGCGGTGAACCGGGCGGATCTGATGCAGCGGGAGGGGCAGTACCCGCCGCCGAAGGGCGCGCCGCCGTACCCGGGACTGGAATGCTCGGGGTTCGTCGCCGCGCTCGGCGAGGGCGTCACCGGCTTCGCGGCCGGCGACCCGGTGTGCGCGCTGCTGTCCGGCGGCGGCTACGCGGAGCGCGTGGTGGTGCCGGCCGGGCAGGTGCTGCCGGTGCCGGACGGCGTGGACACGGTGGACGCGGCGGCGCTGCCGGAGGTGGCGTGCACGGTCTGGTCGAACGTGGTGATGGCCGCGCACCTGACGAAGGGCGAGACGCTCCTGGTGCACGGCGGCGGCAGCGGCATCGGCACGTTCGCGATCCAGCTCGGCCGCGCGCTGGGCGCGACGGTGGCCACCACGGCGCGCGCGGCCAAGCACGACGCGCTGCGCGAGCTGGGTGCGGACCAGGTGATCGACTACACCACCGAGGACTTCGAGAAGCTGGTCGCGCCGGACGTCATCCTCGACATCATGGGCGGCTCCTACCTGGCACGGAACGTCGAGGCGCTGAGGCCGGACGGCCGCCTGGTGATCATCGGTACGCAGGGCGGCCGGAAGGCGGAGCTGCACATCGCACGGCTGCTGGCCAAGCGCGGCACGCTGATCGCGACGGCGCTGCGGTTCCGCCCGGCGGAGCAGAAGGCGGAGATCGTCCGGCAGGTGCGCGAGCACGTCTGGCCGCTGGTGGCGTCCGGCGCGATCCGGCCGATCGTGGACCGCCGCATCCCGATGCCCGACGCCCCGGAGGCGCATCGCGTGGTGGAGGCCGGCTCGCACCTCGGTAAGGTCCTGCTAGTCACCACCGGAACCACCGGAGCCCGGGCTTGA
- a CDS encoding ABC transporter ATP-binding protein, whose product MTFALTLHGLVKRFADRTAVAGVDLDVPSGSFYGLLGPNGAGKTTTLSMAVGLLRPDAGTATVLGHDVWSDPLAAKRMLGVMPDGARLFDRLTGAELLACHGLLRGMPAAVVDQRARELLDVLALSDADRTLVVDYSAGMKKKIGLACALLHGPRMLVLDEPFEAVDPVSAALIRDILQRYVASGNTVIFSSHVMEVVERLCTHVAILAQGRIMTAGTIADVRAGQSLEEVFVRVVGGRTATGQELAWL is encoded by the coding sequence ATGACGTTCGCCCTGACGCTGCACGGGCTGGTGAAGCGGTTCGCGGACAGGACGGCGGTGGCGGGGGTCGATCTCGACGTGCCGTCCGGGTCGTTCTACGGCCTGCTCGGGCCGAACGGCGCGGGCAAGACCACGACGCTGTCCATGGCCGTGGGACTGCTGCGGCCGGACGCGGGCACCGCGACCGTGCTCGGCCACGACGTCTGGTCCGATCCGCTGGCCGCGAAGCGCATGCTCGGCGTGATGCCGGACGGCGCGCGGCTGTTCGACCGGCTCACCGGCGCGGAGTTGCTGGCCTGTCACGGGCTGCTGCGCGGCATGCCGGCCGCGGTGGTCGACCAGCGGGCGCGCGAGCTGCTGGACGTGCTGGCGCTCAGCGACGCGGACCGGACGCTGGTGGTGGACTACTCGGCCGGCATGAAGAAGAAGATCGGCCTGGCCTGCGCGTTGCTGCACGGCCCGCGCATGCTGGTGCTGGACGAGCCGTTCGAGGCCGTCGACCCGGTCTCGGCCGCGCTGATCCGCGACATCCTCCAGCGGTACGTGGCGAGCGGCAACACCGTGATCTTCTCCAGCCACGTGATGGAGGTCGTGGAGCGGCTGTGCACGCACGTGGCGATCCTGGCGCAGGGGCGGATCATGACGGCGGGCACGATCGCGGACGTACGGGCCGGGCAGTCGCTGGAGGAGGTCTTCGTGCGGGTGGTCGGCGGGCGTACCGCCACCGGCCAGGAACTCGCATGGCTGTGA
- a CDS encoding UDP-glucuronic acid decarboxylase family protein encodes MVIAQRFGEGHRVLVTGGAGFVPSHLVDALIDRGCTVVAVDNFITGAKDNLGHLADNPRFTLVEADVSEGLPGHHPAIAERFDAIMHMASPASPTDFGTIPVEILRVGSLGTLNLLERATADGARFLMASTSEAYGDPLVHPQPESYWGNVNPVGIRSVYDEAKRFSEAATMGYHRSRGTDVAIVRIFNTYGPRMRPDDGRAIPTFISQALRGEPITVHGDGSQTRSITYVDDLVRGILLLLDSTETGPINCGTEHEFTMRQLAERIIELSGSTSTVKFIERTSDDPEKRRPDLTLARTKLGYEPSVAPDEGLRRTIDYFRSRVA; translated from the coding sequence ATGGTCATTGCCCAGCGTTTCGGAGAGGGCCACCGGGTTCTCGTCACCGGCGGAGCCGGCTTCGTCCCGTCGCACCTTGTCGATGCGCTGATCGACCGTGGTTGCACGGTCGTGGCGGTGGACAACTTCATCACCGGTGCCAAGGACAACCTCGGCCATCTCGCCGACAACCCGCGGTTCACGCTGGTCGAGGCGGATGTGTCGGAGGGCCTGCCCGGCCACCACCCGGCGATCGCCGAGCGGTTCGACGCGATCATGCACATGGCGTCGCCGGCCAGTCCGACCGACTTCGGCACGATCCCGGTCGAGATCCTCCGGGTCGGCTCGCTCGGCACGCTGAACCTGCTCGAGCGCGCCACCGCAGACGGCGCCCGGTTCCTGATGGCCTCCACCTCGGAGGCGTACGGTGACCCGCTGGTGCACCCGCAGCCGGAGTCCTACTGGGGCAACGTCAACCCGGTCGGCATCCGCAGCGTCTACGACGAGGCGAAGCGCTTCTCCGAGGCCGCGACCATGGGTTACCACCGCAGCCGGGGCACGGACGTGGCGATCGTGCGCATCTTCAACACGTACGGTCCTCGCATGCGCCCGGACGACGGCCGCGCGATCCCGACCTTCATCAGCCAGGCGCTGCGCGGCGAGCCGATCACCGTGCACGGCGACGGCTCGCAGACCCGCTCGATCACCTACGTCGACGACCTGGTCCGCGGCATCCTGTTGCTGCTCGACTCCACCGAGACCGGCCCGATCAACTGCGGCACCGAGCACGAGTTCACGATGCGGCAGCTCGCCGAGCGGATCATCGAGCTGTCCGGCAGCACCTCGACCGTCAAGTTCATCGAGCGCACCTCCGACGACCCGGAGAAGCGCCGCCCGGACCTGACGCTCGCCCGCACGAAGCTGGGCTACGAGCCGTCCGTCGCGCCCGACGAGGGTCTGCGCAGGACGATCGACTACTTCCGTTCCAGGGTGGCCTGA
- a CDS encoding LCP family protein, which translates to MSPTAQTGSFGGGEFRRDAAGPRGRAAAPGDGSSVRSGGSVRPGRGAGQSGVYGGPRAPRGGSSRSGGGGEPPRDGGRGVYGSPGGRRPLRPNWRRIALVGGIAVLALLLLIGGGLWAYASSLNGDLKRTDAFSELRDGRPEKPVAGTMNILLVGSDSRDPDAESGEASEWRSDTLILMHIPADHQKAYLVSIPRDLYVYIPTSAGADCSDSAQNKINSAFAFGGLPLAVKTVECFTGVRIDHVAAIDFAGFVEVTDALGGVDLTVEQDTTSIHKPFRTFEKGVNHMNGEEALDWIRQRYQFPDGDFARMRHQQEFMKALLDKAASTGTLTNAGKLDAFLKATTKAVTVDENFSLVDMALEFRNLRSEDLTFITSPNQGAADRDGQSVVLSDREPALALYEAIANDTMVDWAQANTEPPAKTNP; encoded by the coding sequence ATGTCACCCACGGCACAAACTGGATCTTTCGGCGGCGGCGAGTTCCGGCGTGACGCGGCGGGCCCGCGCGGCCGGGCCGCGGCGCCCGGCGATGGTTCGTCCGTACGCAGCGGCGGTTCGGTCCGGCCTGGGCGAGGCGCGGGTCAGTCCGGCGTGTACGGCGGGCCGCGCGCCCCGCGGGGCGGCTCCTCCCGATCCGGCGGCGGTGGCGAGCCGCCGCGCGACGGCGGCCGTGGCGTCTACGGCAGTCCCGGCGGCCGGCGCCCGCTCCGGCCGAACTGGCGGCGCATCGCGCTGGTCGGCGGCATCGCGGTGCTGGCGCTGCTGCTGCTGATCGGCGGCGGCCTCTGGGCGTACGCGTCCAGCCTGAACGGCGACCTGAAGCGCACCGACGCGTTCTCCGAGCTGCGGGACGGCCGGCCGGAGAAGCCGGTGGCCGGCACGATGAACATCCTGCTGGTGGGCAGCGACTCCCGGGACCCCGACGCGGAGAGCGGCGAGGCCAGCGAGTGGCGCAGCGACACCCTCATCCTGATGCACATCCCGGCCGACCACCAGAAGGCCTACCTGGTGTCGATCCCGCGCGACCTGTACGTCTACATCCCGACCAGTGCCGGGGCCGACTGCTCGGACAGCGCGCAGAACAAGATCAACTCGGCGTTCGCGTTCGGCGGGCTTCCGCTGGCGGTCAAGACCGTGGAGTGCTTCACCGGCGTCCGCATAGACCACGTGGCCGCGATCGACTTCGCCGGCTTCGTGGAGGTGACGGACGCGCTGGGCGGGGTGGACCTGACGGTCGAGCAGGACACCACGTCGATCCACAAGCCGTTCCGCACGTTCGAGAAGGGCGTGAACCACATGAACGGCGAGGAGGCGCTGGACTGGATCCGGCAGCGCTACCAGTTCCCGGACGGCGACTTCGCCCGCATGCGCCACCAGCAGGAGTTCATGAAGGCACTGCTGGACAAGGCCGCGAGTACCGGCACGCTGACCAACGCCGGCAAGCTGGACGCGTTCCTCAAGGCGACCACCAAGGCGGTGACCGTCGACGAGAACTTCTCGCTGGTCGACATGGCGCTGGAGTTCCGCAACCTGCGCAGCGAGGACCTGACGTTCATCACCAGCCCGAACCAGGGCGCCGCGGATCGGGACGGTCAGTCCGTGGTGCTGTCGGACCGGGAGCCGGCGCTGGCGCTGTACGAGGCGATCGCCAACGACACCATGGTTGACTGGGCCCAGGCGAACACAGAGCCACCAGCTAAAACCAACCCGTGA
- a CDS encoding rhodanese-like domain-containing protein, producing MFGSQVPSVTAAEVPDGAYLLDVREQDEWDAGHAPGAHHLPMQEIPVRIEEVPADGDVIVVCRVGGRSSQVVNYLLNNGWDNVRNLTGGMKAWEAASRPMVTDDGNPARVI from the coding sequence GTGTTTGGATCTCAGGTTCCCAGCGTGACCGCCGCCGAGGTGCCGGACGGCGCCTACCTGCTCGACGTCCGTGAGCAGGACGAATGGGACGCCGGCCACGCGCCGGGCGCCCACCACCTGCCGATGCAGGAGATCCCGGTGCGGATCGAGGAGGTGCCGGCCGACGGCGACGTGATCGTGGTCTGCCGGGTGGGCGGCCGCAGCTCGCAGGTGGTGAACTACCTGCTCAACAACGGTTGGGACAACGTCCGCAACCTCACCGGCGGCATGAAGGCGTGGGAGGCGGCGTCCCGCCCGATGGTCACCGACGACGGGAATCCCGCACGCGTGATCTGA